The following coding sequences lie in one Homalodisca vitripennis isolate AUS2020 chromosome X, UT_GWSS_2.1, whole genome shotgun sequence genomic window:
- the LOC124369830 gene encoding myosin light chain 1-like, translated as MANELSARDIERANQVFDVYDFIGNETIDAKNLGDALRALNLNPTLAFIEKLGGTKKKGEKTLKINEFLALFKEAKANKDVGNFDDFMECLKLYDKQDDGKMLAAELQHILMAIGGNERLDELECAHILKDCMEAEDEDGFTPYLPFVKKFMS; from the exons ATGGCG AATGAACTGTCTGCAAGGGATATTGAGA GGGCGAACCAGGTGTTCGACGTATACGACTTTATTGGAAATGAAACCATTGATGCCAAAAACCTTGGAGATGCCCTGCGTGCCCTCAACCTGAACCCCACCCTCGCGTTCATCGAGAAACTTGGTGGCACCAAGAAGAAGG GAGAGAAAACTCTGAAGATCAACGAGTTCCTGGCTCTCTTCAAGGAAGCCAAGGCCAACAAGGATGTCGGAAACTTTGATGACTTCATGGAGTGTCTGAAACTGTACGACAAGCAGGATGACGGCAAGATGCTGGCCGCTGAGCTCCAGCACATCCTCATGGCCATTG GTGGCAACGAGCGCTTGGACGAACTCGAGTGCGCTCACATCCTGAAAGACTGCATGGAAGCTGAGGATGAGGACGGGTTCACTCCTTACCTCC CTTTCGTCAAGAAGTTCATGTCATAA